In Astatotilapia calliptera chromosome 23, fAstCal1.2, whole genome shotgun sequence, a genomic segment contains:
- the LOC113016854 gene encoding ADP-ribosylation factor-like protein 4C: MGNSFSNLAAFQSLHIVMLGLDSAGKTTVLYRLKFNEFVNTVPTIGFNTERIRLGGAGASRGISCHFWDVGGQEKLRPLWKPYSRCTDGIVYVVDSVDTERLEEARTELHKITRFAENQGTPLLVIANKQDLPRALDVGEIERQLALAELSPSTPYHVQPACAIIGEGLDEGMDKLYEMIVKRRKSLKQKKKKQ, from the coding sequence ATGGGGAATAGTTTCTCCAATCTGGCTGCCTTCCAGTCCCTGCACATAGTCATGCTCGGCTTGGACTCTGCGGGCAAAACCACCGTTCTCTACCGGCTCAAATTCAACGAGTTCGTCAACACGGTGCCCACCATCGGCTTCAACACGGAGAGGATTCGGCTGGGAGGCGCGGGGGCCTCAAGGGGCATCAGCTGTCACTTTTGGGACGTCGGGGGCCAGGAGAAGCTGCGGCCCCTGTGGAAGCCTTACAGCCGCTGCACGGACGGCATCGTGTACGTGGTAGACTCTGTGGACACCGAGAGGCTGGAGGAGGCTCGCACCGAGCTGCACAAGATCACCCGGTTCGCCGAGAACCAGGGGACCCCGCTGCTGGTCATCGCCAACAAGCAGGACCTGCCCCGGGCTCTGGACGTCGGGGAGATCGAGAGGCAGCTCGCTCTGGCGGAGCTGAGCCCCTCAACACCGTACCACGTCCAGCCGGCCTGCGCCATCATCGGAGAGGGACTGGACGAGGGCATGGACAAGCTGTACGAGATGATCGTGAAGAGGAGGAAGTCactgaagcagaagaaaaagaagcagtga